The Kribbella amoyensis genomic sequence TCGGGTACACCGGGCTCGGCGTCGGTGCGACCCGGTTCGGCGCCGAGGTGATGCTCGACCTGCTGTACGACGAGGCGACCGAACGCACCCGGCTCCGCCTCGTCCGGGAACGCCCGCTGCCGTTCCCACCGGAACCGTTGCGGTCCGCGGGGATCCAGCTCACCCGGTACTCGATGCGGCACGCGGACACGCACGGAGGTCGCCGCAATCTGTGGCTGCGGACCCTCGACCGGTTCGGTCTCGGGTTCGACTTCTGAAGCTCAGAGCAGCGTCTCGGCCTCGGTCAGCACGCTGCGGAGGATCTGCTCCATCTCGTCGAAGTGCTCCTGGTCGCAGATCAGCGGCGGCGAGAGCTGGATCACGGGGTCGCCGCGGTCGTCGGCGCGGCAGTACAGGCCGGCCTCGAAGAGCGCCTTGGACAGGAAGCCGCGGAGCAGCCGCTCGGACTCCTCGTCGTCGAACGTCTCCTTGGTCGCCTTGTCCTTCACCAGTTCGATCCCGTAGAAGTACCCGGCGCCGCGGACGTCCCCGACCAAGGGCAGATCGAGCAGCTTCTCGAGCGTCGCCCGGAAAGACCCCTCCCGGCTCCGGACGTGCTCGGTGATGCTTTCGCGCTCGAAAATGTCCAGATTGGTCAGGGCGACCGCGGCGGACACGGGGTGGCCACCGAACGTGTAGCCATGGGCGAACGACGTGCTGCCGTGCAGGTACGGCTCCATCAACCGCTCGGACGCGATCATCGCGCCGAGCGGGGCATAGCCGGAGGTGAGACCTTTGGCGCAGGTGATGATGTCGGGCTGGTAGCCGTACCGCTGCGCGCCGAACAGGTGACCGAGCCGGCCGAACGCGCAGATCACCTCGTCGCTGACCAGCAGCACGTCGTAGGTGTCGCAGATCTCGCGGACCCGGTCGAAGTACCCGGGCGGCGGCGGGAAGCAGCCGCCCGCGTTCTGCACCGGCTCGAGGAAGACGGCGGCGACGGTGTCGGCGCCCTCGTTCTCGATCGCGACCGCGATCTGGTCGGCGGCCCAGCGGCCGAACGCGGCCAGGTCGTCACCGTGCTCGGGTGCGCGATAGAAGTTCGTGTTCGGGACCCGGAACGTACTCGGCACCAGCGGTTCGAACGGCGCCTTGAGCTCCGGCAGCCCGGTGATCGACAGCGCGCCCTGGGTGGTCCCGTGGTACGCGATCGCGCGGCTGATCACCTTGTGCTTACCGGGCTTCCCGGTCAGCTTGAAGTACTGCTTGGCCAGCTTCCAGGCGGACTCGACCGCCTCGCCGCCGCCGCTGGTGAAGAAGACCCGGTTCAGGTCGCCCGGTGCGTACCCGGCGACCCGCTCGGCCAGCTCGATCGATTTCGGGTGCGCGTACGACCAGAGCGGGAAGAACGCCAGCTCCGCGGCCTGTTTGGCGGCCGCCTCGGCGAGCTCGGTGCGACCGTGGCCGAGCTGGCTGACGAACAACCCGGCCAGCCCGTCCAGGTACCGGCGGCCCTTGGCGTCGTAGATGTAGGCGCCGTCGCCGCGCACGATCACCGGGACGTCGGCGGTGGCGTAGCTCGACATCCGGGTGAAGTGCATCCACAGGTGGTCGCGGGCCGACGCCTGCAGCCGGTCGTACCCGGCGGCGTCGAAAGTTTCGGACGGCATGATCGATTCCTCGTCTCCAGCAGGCCGATGGTCGCCATCCTGCCCGCCGCAACGGCAGCTGGCAAGGGATTTCGTGCTCCCCTGGCCGAATCGGGGAGTGAATCGGTCGTCAAAGTGGGCGAGACCCTATCGATTCCGTCGTCACACCGACTAAGCTCCGGAGCAACCGAGCGGACAAGGGACCTGCCATGGCCGACCAGCAGACGATGACGAACCTTGTGGACGGCAAGCCCACCGGCGCGCTCAGCGGCGCGACGTACGCCGTGATCGACCCTTCGACCGGCGAGGCCTACGCCCAGGCGCCGATGTCGGGCCCGGAGGACGTGGACCAGGCGATGACCGCGGCGGCGCGGGCGTT encodes the following:
- a CDS encoding aspartate aminotransferase family protein — protein: MPSETFDAAGYDRLQASARDHLWMHFTRMSSYATADVPVIVRGDGAYIYDAKGRRYLDGLAGLFVSQLGHGRTELAEAAAKQAAELAFFPLWSYAHPKSIELAERVAGYAPGDLNRVFFTSGGGEAVESAWKLAKQYFKLTGKPGKHKVISRAIAYHGTTQGALSITGLPELKAPFEPLVPSTFRVPNTNFYRAPEHGDDLAAFGRWAADQIAVAIENEGADTVAAVFLEPVQNAGGCFPPPPGYFDRVREICDTYDVLLVSDEVICAFGRLGHLFGAQRYGYQPDIITCAKGLTSGYAPLGAMIASERLMEPYLHGSTSFAHGYTFGGHPVSAAVALTNLDIFERESITEHVRSREGSFRATLEKLLDLPLVGDVRGAGYFYGIELVKDKATKETFDDEESERLLRGFLSKALFEAGLYCRADDRGDPVIQLSPPLICDQEHFDEMEQILRSVLTEAETLL